A stretch of the Bacteroidota bacterium genome encodes the following:
- the lysS gene encoding lysine--tRNA ligase, which yields MAENYSEQELRRREELEEIKKLGINPYPPETYEISTTAQEIKNNYKENETGFENVSLAGRIMSRRIMGKASFAELKDSSGKIQLYVNRDKICPGEDKTLYNKVFKKLLDIGDIIGVKGEVFVTKVGEITVKVNELTLLSKSIKPLPIVKEKEDSVFDAFTDPEQRYRQRYVDLIVNSNTRKIFETRAKIIQYIRDFLNNKGYLEVETPILQPIYGGAAAKPFKTHHNTLDQTLYLRIANELYLKKLIVGGIDGVYEFAKDFRNEGMDRFHNPEFTQIELYVAYKDYIWMMDLYEEIIEGLVKQLFGTTKITYGGKEVDFKRPWKRISMFEIIEEFTKIDISEMDEEQLFKTAKELNVPIDKTMGKGKIIDEIFGEKCEPNLINPTFIIDYPIEMSPLAKKHRSKDGLVERFECVVIGKEICNAFSELNDPIDQRARFEKQLELGKRGDEEAMVLDEDFLKSIEYGMPPTAGIGIGIDRLTMMLTDSHSIQEVILFPQMRLKEE from the coding sequence ATGGCTGAAAATTATAGCGAACAAGAACTACGAAGAAGAGAAGAATTAGAAGAAATAAAAAAACTCGGGATTAATCCTTATCCTCCTGAAACTTATGAAATTTCAACAACAGCTCAAGAAATAAAAAACAATTATAAAGAAAACGAAACGGGATTTGAAAATGTAAGTCTTGCAGGAAGAATAATGAGTCGCAGGATTATGGGTAAAGCATCATTTGCAGAGCTTAAAGATTCTTCAGGCAAAATTCAACTTTATGTAAATCGTGATAAAATTTGCCCCGGAGAAGATAAAACACTTTACAATAAAGTATTTAAAAAATTACTTGATATAGGTGATATTATTGGTGTCAAAGGTGAAGTTTTTGTAACAAAAGTGGGAGAAATAACTGTTAAAGTTAATGAATTAACACTTTTATCAAAATCAATAAAACCATTACCGATAGTTAAAGAAAAAGAAGATTCTGTTTTTGATGCTTTTACCGACCCTGAGCAACGATACAGACAAAGATATGTTGACTTGATTGTAAATTCAAACACAAGAAAAATCTTTGAAACACGTGCTAAAATAATACAGTATATTCGTGATTTCTTAAACAACAAAGGATATCTTGAAGTAGAAACACCTATACTCCAACCGATTTACGGAGGTGCTGCTGCAAAACCATTTAAAACACATCACAACACTCTTGACCAAACATTGTATCTTAGAATTGCAAATGAACTTTACCTCAAAAAACTTATAGTTGGTGGAATAGATGGAGTTTATGAATTTGCTAAAGATTTTAGGAATGAAGGAATGGATAGATTCCACAATCCTGAATTTACTCAAATAGAACTCTATGTTGCTTACAAAGATTATATTTGGATGATGGATCTTTATGAAGAGATAATAGAAGGGCTTGTAAAACAGCTTTTTGGAACTACAAAAATAACTTATGGCGGTAAAGAAGTTGACTTTAAACGACCATGGAAAAGAATATCAATGTTTGAGATAATTGAGGAATTTACTAAAATTGATATTTCGGAAATGGATGAGGAACAACTTTTTAAAACAGCAAAAGAACTAAATGTTCCTATTGATAAAACAATGGGTAAAGGGAAAATAATTGATGAGATTTTTGGCGAAAAATGTGAACCTAATCTTATAAATCCTACATTTATAATTGACTATCCGATTGAGATGTCTCCATTGGCAAAAAAACACAGAAGTAAAGACGGACTTGTTGAAAGATTTGAATGTGTTGTAATAGGTAAAGAAATTTGCAATGCATTTTCGGAACTTAACGACCCTATTGACCAAAGAGCAAGATTTGAAAAACAACTTGAACTTGGTAAAAGAGGTGATGAGGAAGCAATGGTGCTGGATGAAGATTTCTTAAAATCTATTGAATACGGAATGCCTCCAACAGCAGGAATTGGAATTGGTATTGACAGGCTAACAATGATGCTTACGGACTCACATTCAATACAGGAAGTTATTTTGTTTCCGCAAATGAGGTTGAAGGAAGAGTAG
- a CDS encoding class I SAM-dependent methyltransferase — MNLSQIKKYLKNLFYKIIKKEPHFKKTYISNASEVLKNIDENKAMKLIIGGEFEAIGKLEYYLLLSEGLKKNHVIVDVGCGSGRLALQLVDFLEGKFIGIDIVPKLVNYARKSCNRPDWVFKTAAGLTIPAKDESVDFISFFSVFTHLTHEEIYKYLIDSKRVLKVDGKIIFSFLEFSMPSHWSFFENYVNDPNPNKVLNHLISRDAIKAMSEHLDLKIESIIDGTELHIPLPEPVKFENGHVFKDFGALGQSVCVLTKLQLSSESNTEDSAKTNS, encoded by the coding sequence AAAACTTATATCAGTAACGCTTCGGAAGTATTGAAAAATATTGATGAAAATAAAGCAATGAAATTGATAATTGGTGGTGAGTTTGAAGCAATTGGAAAGCTTGAATACTATTTATTACTTTCAGAGGGCTTGAAAAAAAATCATGTTATTGTTGATGTCGGTTGTGGAAGCGGTAGATTAGCATTGCAATTAGTTGATTTTTTGGAAGGGAAATTTATTGGGATTGATATTGTCCCAAAGTTAGTGAATTACGCAAGAAAAAGCTGTAACAGACCCGACTGGGTTTTTAAAACAGCAGCAGGCTTAACTATTCCTGCTAAAGATGAATCTGTTGATTTTATTTCTTTCTTTTCAGTATTTACACATTTAACTCATGAAGAAATATATAAGTATTTAATTGATTCCAAAAGAGTTTTGAAAGTAGATGGGAAAATTATTTTTTCATTTCTGGAATTTTCTATGCCATCGCATTGGTCGTTTTTCGAAAATTATGTTAATGACCCAAACCCAAATAAAGTTTTAAACCATCTAATTAGTCGGGATGCAATTAAAGCAATGTCTGAACATCTGGATTTAAAAATAGAAAGTATTATTGATGGAACAGAATTACATATACCACTTCCTGAACCGGTGAAATTTGAAAACGGTCATGTATTTAAAGATTTCGGAGCATTAGGTCAGTCAGTTTGTGTTTTAACAAAATTGCAACTTTCATCAGAATCTAACACTGAAGATTCTGCAAAAACGAACTCATAA